One part of the Tunicatimonas pelagia genome encodes these proteins:
- a CDS encoding sedoheptulose 7-phosphate cyclase has translation MSQITESIRAFLREIDPNQFTISSTEVKLEELLREDLFKNLLIDFTQTSAFSKELGDEFIAAGAIEGVSACRKLRSSLNLKLKEFFALLAEVALAFDQTKGKAWKAFSEGVYASREADTKLLDRLRASGESEFYTELAERLVEENPHAIYPTSNYRESKGYTVSTEDDQAVEAVMSCSTFTSIRITENALDPNNTLLVDKFLPKGRCVCLVDKNVEHYYGEQLTNYFAHHNIEFKKLVYRAMEVDKGINTVEQMLGDFKRVGVSRNEPVLIVGGGVIADTGGLACALYHRNTPYIMLSTSIVAGIDAGPSPRTCCDGFGYKNLFGAYHAPVLSITDRSFFSTLHKGWLRHGIAEIIKMAVVKDAKLFGYLEQVNTRLLDTSFGTVNCDEDDEINNFSQKILGAAMRSYVEAEYDNLYETHQCRPHAYGHTWSPGFEIKAGLLHGHAVAIGMGWGAYLSYRNDWIDEAALQRILTLISTFELSLWHDILLDEETLWAAQEKMIEKRGGNLVAPLPKGNVGQCGYLNQLTRDELRQAISEYHKVCQRFPRKGLGVEPLCSDVGLEDPSTVYSGPVIDQNTIEETII, from the coding sequence ATGAGTCAGATTACTGAATCCATCCGGGCATTTCTCCGCGAAATTGATCCTAATCAATTCACTATTTCCAGTACTGAAGTGAAGTTAGAAGAATTATTGCGCGAAGATTTGTTTAAGAATTTGCTTATAGACTTTACTCAAACCTCCGCTTTCTCTAAAGAGTTAGGCGATGAATTTATTGCGGCAGGAGCGATTGAGGGAGTTTCAGCTTGTCGTAAGCTCCGAAGCTCTCTCAATTTAAAGCTCAAAGAGTTTTTTGCTTTACTAGCCGAAGTAGCTTTAGCCTTTGACCAAACTAAAGGCAAAGCGTGGAAAGCGTTTTCGGAAGGAGTATACGCTTCCCGTGAGGCAGACACTAAGCTGCTGGATCGTTTACGTGCCTCGGGCGAATCGGAGTTTTACACCGAACTAGCCGAACGATTAGTTGAGGAGAATCCGCACGCAATTTATCCTACTTCTAACTACCGCGAGAGCAAAGGCTACACCGTGAGCACGGAAGATGACCAAGCCGTAGAGGCGGTGATGAGTTGTTCAACATTTACCTCTATTCGTATTACGGAGAACGCATTAGACCCTAATAATACGTTATTAGTAGACAAATTTCTTCCCAAAGGACGCTGTGTTTGCTTGGTAGACAAAAACGTGGAACACTACTACGGCGAACAGTTAACAAACTATTTCGCACATCACAATATTGAATTTAAGAAATTGGTCTACCGGGCTATGGAAGTTGATAAAGGAATCAATACGGTAGAGCAGATGCTCGGCGACTTTAAACGAGTGGGTGTATCGCGTAATGAACCAGTTCTAATTGTAGGGGGCGGAGTGATTGCCGATACAGGTGGACTAGCCTGCGCGTTGTACCATCGCAACACGCCCTACATTATGTTGTCTACCTCCATTGTTGCGGGTATTGATGCGGGTCCTTCACCCCGTACTTGCTGCGATGGTTTTGGCTACAAAAACTTGTTTGGAGCGTACCACGCCCCGGTACTATCGATCACTGACCGTTCGTTTTTCTCTACGCTCCATAAGGGCTGGCTGCGGCACGGTATTGCTGAAATCATCAAAATGGCAGTAGTCAAAGATGCCAAACTATTTGGCTATTTAGAGCAGGTCAACACTCGCTTGTTGGATACTTCCTTCGGAACTGTAAACTGTGACGAAGACGACGAGATCAACAACTTTTCGCAAAAGATACTGGGAGCTGCCATGCGGAGCTACGTAGAGGCCGAATACGATAACCTGTACGAAACCCACCAGTGCCGCCCTCACGCCTACGGCCATACTTGGTCACCGGGCTTTGAAATTAAAGCGGGCTTGCTACACGGACACGCCGTAGCCATCGGGATGGGCTGGGGAGCTTACCTGAGCTACCGTAACGACTGGATTGATGAAGCTGCACTGCAACGTATTCTTACCCTCATCAGCACCTTTGAGCTAAGTCTATGGCACGATATTTTGCTAGACGAAGAAACCCTGTGGGCTGCTCAGGAGAAGATGATCGAAAAGCGAGGCGGTAATTTAGTAGCACCGCTACCCAAGGGGAACGTGGGTCAGTGTGGCTATTTGAACCAACTAACCCGCGACGAACTACGGCAAGCTATCAGCGAGTACCACAAGGTTTGCCAACGATTCCCCCGCAAAGGTCTCGGGGTAGAGCCTCTGTGCAGCGATGTAGGGTTAGAAGATCCTTCCACAGTTTACTCCGGGCCAGTAATTGACCAGAATACGATAGAAGAAACAATTATATAA
- a CDS encoding 3-dehydroquinate synthase, which yields MKSLSQSFAVAFQYQVHFTDQLFQTENPLLNEVFPKDGLAKLFVVVDQGVAEAHPQLLTDIKNYVNAHSGLLSLFADPLVVPGGEEAKNNTQYLQQIVEAVDRHRIDRHSYIVGIGGGAVLDMVGLAAAVSHRGVRHIRIPTTVLSQNDSGVGVKNGINYFGKKNFLGTFAPPYAVINDATFLSTLDDRDWRAGIAEAIKVALIKDAAFWERLEQDVTALANRDQPAMDYLIYRCAEMHLQHIAGGDPFEMGSSRPLDFGHWAAHKLEQLTDYQLRHGEAVAIGIALDVTYSYLKGMLPEADFHRIIKLLLQLGFDIYTPELAEPDLLRGLDEFQEHLGGQLTIMLLEKIGKGVEVHEMGKSLIQQAIGQLAELQAAKVVS from the coding sequence ATGAAGTCGCTGTCCCAATCATTCGCCGTTGCTTTTCAATATCAGGTACACTTTACCGATCAACTATTTCAGACCGAAAACCCGTTGCTAAACGAAGTCTTTCCGAAAGACGGTTTAGCTAAACTATTCGTAGTAGTTGACCAAGGAGTTGCTGAAGCGCATCCACAATTGTTAACCGACATAAAAAATTACGTCAACGCCCACTCCGGTTTACTTTCCCTATTTGCTGACCCACTGGTAGTTCCGGGCGGAGAAGAAGCAAAGAATAACACTCAGTATTTGCAGCAAATTGTTGAGGCGGTAGACCGTCATCGGATCGACCGGCATTCGTACATCGTAGGTATTGGTGGCGGAGCAGTGCTGGATATGGTAGGCTTGGCCGCGGCGGTGAGTCATCGGGGCGTGCGCCACATTCGTATCCCTACTACCGTTTTGTCACAGAACGATTCAGGCGTAGGAGTGAAAAACGGAATTAACTACTTCGGCAAGAAAAACTTTCTAGGCACTTTTGCCCCACCCTACGCCGTCATCAACGATGCAACTTTCTTATCCACACTGGATGACCGGGATTGGCGAGCTGGTATTGCTGAGGCTATCAAGGTAGCCTTGATCAAAGATGCAGCTTTCTGGGAACGACTGGAGCAGGACGTTACTGCACTAGCTAATCGAGATCAGCCGGCGATGGATTATCTTATTTATCGTTGTGCTGAGATGCATTTACAGCATATTGCTGGAGGTGACCCGTTTGAGATGGGATCATCGCGCCCGCTGGATTTTGGCCATTGGGCCGCGCATAAGCTAGAGCAACTTACTGATTATCAACTGCGCCACGGAGAAGCCGTCGCTATTGGTATTGCCTTGGATGTCACCTACTCCTACCTCAAAGGAATGCTTCCCGAAGCCGACTTTCATCGCATCATCAAGTTGCTTTTGCAATTAGGTTTTGATATTTACACTCCTGAGTTAGCCGAACCAGATTTGCTACGCGGACTGGATGAGTTTCAAGAGCATTTAGGTGGCCAGTTGACGATTATGCTGCTGGAAAAAATCGGTAAGGGAGTGGAAGTACACGAAATGGGTAAAAGCTTAATCCAACAGGCAATCGGTCAGCTAGCGGAACTGCAAGCAGCGAAAGTTGTGAGTTGA
- a CDS encoding DUF6155 family protein produces MKAFLDHINSQGIEQLKSELRELYSSFEVVRNYYLIKFSDTEIDEKLLATYKDQITQAIYPNKYMQGGLDTEKVDNVIQQLNSHAIIRYYIEASLHAVEECTNIANEFGGDFGEDFYIYFEELFDDVVKVILKENIESEYQIRLQEIANSACEGYGHYDQLQDTLSKYFGE; encoded by the coding sequence ATGAAAGCGTTTTTAGACCATATCAACTCGCAGGGAATTGAGCAATTGAAATCAGAATTGCGAGAACTTTATTCCAGCTTTGAAGTAGTACGAAATTACTACCTGATCAAGTTTAGTGACACTGAGATAGACGAAAAACTTCTTGCCACCTACAAAGATCAAATTACTCAAGCCATTTACCCCAACAAGTATATGCAGGGTGGGTTGGATACGGAAAAAGTGGATAATGTCATCCAGCAGCTAAATAGCCACGCTATCATCCGGTACTACATTGAGGCCAGCTTGCATGCAGTAGAAGAATGTACCAATATTGCCAATGAATTTGGTGGGGATTTTGGCGAAGACTTTTACATATACTTTGAGGAACTATTCGACGATGTTGTAAAAGTTATTTTGAAGGAAAACATCGAGAGTGAATATCAGATAAGACTACAAGAGATCGCTAACTCGGCTTGTGAGGGATACGGTCATTACGACCAACTGCAGGATACGCTTAGTAAATATTTTGGGGAATAA
- the eboC gene encoding UbiA-like protein EboC (EboC, a homolog the polyprenyltransferase UbiA, belongs to system of proteins involved in the trafficking of precursor metabolites to an extracytoplasmic compartment so that the biosynthesis of certain natural products, such as scytonemin, can be completed.), which translates to MPLPRKLRAYLQLMRPANIVTAIADILAGAAASGAMLTIVNSLDENVDHSTNLLWLVLATIGLYGGGVVFNDVFDAKLDQKERPERPIPRGDVSVTEGAILGGVLLVGGILCAAQVSVASFVIATAVAFCALLYDAWGKHQLILGPVNMGLCRGGNLLLGISLVPAAIADYWYLSLIPIVYIAAITMVSRGEVHGGNRSALWGGAGLYTIVILALATLAIREQSSWVVFVFLALFASQIYPPLFKAIRHAQPQLIGKAVKAGVISLIVLNAVFASVFASGIFGLLVLLLLPLSIGLARFFAVT; encoded by the coding sequence ATGCCCCTTCCCCGAAAGCTCAGAGCCTACCTACAACTAATGCGTCCAGCCAATATTGTGACGGCCATTGCGGATATTCTGGCGGGAGCAGCCGCCTCAGGAGCTATGTTGACTATAGTAAATAGTCTCGATGAAAACGTTGATCATTCAACCAATTTGCTTTGGTTGGTATTGGCTACGATTGGACTGTACGGTGGGGGAGTGGTGTTTAACGATGTGTTTGATGCTAAGCTAGATCAGAAAGAACGACCAGAGCGGCCTATTCCTCGGGGGGACGTATCGGTAACGGAAGGAGCCATATTAGGAGGAGTGTTGCTGGTTGGTGGTATTCTTTGTGCAGCTCAGGTGTCGGTAGCAAGCTTCGTCATTGCAACGGCAGTAGCGTTTTGTGCGCTGCTGTACGATGCCTGGGGTAAGCATCAACTTATTCTTGGACCAGTCAATATGGGATTGTGCCGGGGCGGAAACTTGTTATTAGGCATCAGTCTCGTTCCGGCAGCGATCGCGGATTATTGGTATCTGAGTCTTATCCCTATCGTTTACATTGCCGCTATTACGATGGTGAGCCGCGGTGAGGTACACGGGGGTAACCGTTCCGCATTGTGGGGCGGGGCCGGATTGTACACTATCGTTATTTTAGCGTTGGCTACGCTCGCTATTCGGGAGCAGAGCAGCTGGGTAGTGTTTGTATTTCTAGCGTTATTCGCCTCCCAAATCTATCCTCCTCTGTTTAAAGCCATCCGGCACGCTCAACCGCAGCTTATTGGCAAAGCAGTGAAAGCTGGGGTAATCTCGTTGATTGTTCTCAATGCCGTTTTTGCTAGTGTCTTCGCCTCAGGTATATTCGGATTGCTGGTTCTCTTGCTATTGCCGCTATCCATTGGACTAGCCCGTTTTTTTGCCGTAACCTGA
- a CDS encoding calcium-binding protein, which produces MKLTKEEVQEIIDYEIVVDCYTEEEANMGWAIYMEENISYPFEAEYEVKKRPGERQWKKVQVVNNETDESSFDGGDYYVEIEYEEIVIPVRIDELRNIVADEETTQALQVWQSRNAW; this is translated from the coding sequence CTAAAGAAGAAGTTCAAGAGATTATTGACTACGAAATAGTAGTAGATTGCTACACTGAGGAGGAAGCCAATATGGGATGGGCTATCTATATGGAAGAGAACATCAGCTATCCGTTTGAAGCAGAATATGAAGTGAAGAAAAGACCGGGCGAGCGGCAGTGGAAGAAGGTACAAGTGGTCAATAACGAAACGGATGAATCTAGTTTTGATGGTGGTGATTACTACGTGGAAATTGAATACGAGGAAATAGTAATCCCAGTTAGAATTGACGAACTGAGAAATATAGTGGCCGATGAAGAAACAACGCAAGCCCTTCAGGTTTGGCAAAGCCGAAACGCATGGTAA
- a CDS encoding alkaline phosphatase family protein, which produces MTSDEGRRINKQKTVVINVVALSGRVLGEHTPFLKRWSQQGKQVAVKPVLPAVTCSAQSTYLTGKWPTEHGVVGNGWYFRDECEIKFWRQSNKLVQAPKIWDAARETDPNFTCANLFWWYNMYSSVDYAVTPRPLYPADGRKLPDIYTHPMDLRDRLQQELGQFPLFEFWGPNANINSTKWIAEAAKKVDEWHNPTLTLVYLPHLDYNLQRCGIDFSKISSDLREVDAVCEDLIIYYEAQGAQVVVLSGYGITSVSRPVHINRILREQGYITVKNELGLEMLDAGVSRAFAVADHQLAHVYVQHPEDLLKVRALLEATSGIAQVLDETSKQESNLNHNRAGDLIAVAEEDAWFTYYYWLDDTKAPDFARTVDIHRKPGYDPVEMFLDPEIKLPMAKVGMKLLKKKLGFRYLMDVIPLDASLVKGSHGAIPASEEDWPVFITQSSDLLADDRLPATDIYSLLMTHLAGKRNKSV; this is translated from the coding sequence ATGACCAGTGACGAAGGACGAAGAATCAATAAGCAAAAAACTGTCGTAATAAACGTAGTAGCCCTCTCGGGTCGGGTGCTGGGCGAGCACACTCCTTTTCTGAAACGCTGGAGTCAGCAAGGGAAGCAGGTTGCAGTAAAACCCGTGCTTCCGGCAGTAACCTGTTCGGCTCAGTCTACCTATCTTACTGGGAAGTGGCCGACTGAGCACGGTGTGGTCGGTAACGGTTGGTACTTTCGCGATGAGTGCGAGATCAAATTTTGGCGACAGTCGAACAAACTGGTGCAAGCCCCTAAAATCTGGGATGCTGCTCGGGAGACTGATCCTAATTTTACCTGTGCTAACCTGTTCTGGTGGTACAACATGTATTCGTCGGTAGATTACGCAGTCACCCCCCGTCCACTCTACCCGGCTGACGGCCGAAAACTGCCCGATATTTACACCCACCCGATGGATTTACGCGATCGGTTGCAGCAGGAACTGGGGCAATTCCCGCTCTTTGAGTTTTGGGGCCCAAATGCCAATATCAACTCTACCAAGTGGATTGCCGAAGCAGCGAAGAAAGTTGACGAATGGCATAATCCTACGCTCACACTGGTTTACTTACCCCACCTGGACTATAATCTGCAACGCTGTGGTATTGATTTTTCTAAAATTAGTTCGGACTTACGGGAAGTGGATGCCGTTTGCGAAGACTTAATCATTTATTACGAAGCGCAGGGTGCCCAGGTAGTAGTACTGTCCGGGTACGGAATTACTTCGGTGAGCCGTCCGGTGCATATTAACCGAATATTGCGGGAACAAGGTTACATCACTGTGAAAAATGAGTTAGGATTAGAAATGTTGGATGCCGGAGTGAGCCGCGCTTTTGCCGTAGCCGACCATCAATTAGCTCACGTCTACGTTCAACATCCCGAAGATTTACTCAAAGTTCGGGCTTTGCTAGAAGCAACTTCTGGTATCGCTCAGGTGCTGGACGAAACCAGCAAACAGGAAAGTAATTTAAACCACAATCGGGCGGGTGACCTGATCGCGGTAGCCGAAGAAGATGCTTGGTTTACCTATTATTATTGGCTGGATGATACTAAAGCCCCCGATTTTGCCCGTACCGTCGATATCCACCGCAAGCCGGGCTACGATCCGGTAGAAATGTTTCTTGATCCAGAAATTAAGCTGCCGATGGCGAAGGTGGGTATGAAGCTCTTAAAAAAGAAACTGGGCTTTCGCTACCTGATGGACGTAATTCCGTTGGATGCTTCACTGGTAAAAGGCTCGCACGGGGCTATTCCTGCTTCGGAAGAAGATTGGCCGGTTTTTATTACTCAATCGTCTGATTTATTAGCGGATGATCGACTGCCAGCGACTGATATCTATTCTCTTTTAATGACTCATTTGGCTGGTAAAAGAAATAAAAGTGTCTGA
- the eboE gene encoding metabolite traffic protein EboE, whose product MKLSDQHHLTYCTNIHPGESWEEVDQSLKTYVPTIKTAVAPDQPFGIGLRLSQQAGEELARPADLAAFQEWLAENNCYVFTMNGFPYGGFHRQVVKDQVHQPDWTTPERSVYTQQMFAILAKLLPSDMDGGISTSPLSYKYWHADEQAREQVFEKSTDHLVQIVAGLYQLRQETGKLLHLDIEPEPDGTLEDTQEVIDYFNDWLLPQGIPILQQQLGLSPNAAEACIKTHIQLCYDVCHFAVVYEKPKETFQRWQEEGIRIGKIQISAALKADLPSDKTDRQPVIQAFESLVESTYLHQVVARQTNGQLLHYPDLPDALKHISKPEVTEWRTHFHVPLFVPSYGVLNSTQDAIREVLSILNEIPVTQHLEVETYTWEVLPKEIQLGLDQSIIRELEWVRNLIN is encoded by the coding sequence ATGAAACTATCCGATCAACACCACCTTACCTACTGTACCAATATTCATCCGGGCGAAAGCTGGGAAGAAGTAGATCAGAGTTTGAAAACCTACGTGCCGACGATTAAAACAGCCGTAGCTCCTGATCAACCCTTTGGAATAGGCTTACGGCTATCGCAGCAAGCAGGAGAAGAACTGGCCCGTCCGGCGGATTTGGCGGCCTTTCAGGAATGGCTGGCGGAGAATAACTGCTATGTATTTACGATGAACGGCTTTCCCTACGGCGGATTCCATCGGCAGGTAGTGAAAGATCAGGTACACCAGCCCGACTGGACGACACCCGAACGCTCGGTGTATACGCAGCAAATGTTCGCAATTCTGGCGAAGTTACTTCCTTCGGATATGGACGGAGGAATTTCTACTTCCCCACTTTCGTACAAGTACTGGCACGCTGACGAACAAGCCCGTGAGCAAGTCTTTGAAAAGTCTACCGACCATTTGGTGCAAATAGTCGCTGGGTTGTACCAGCTTCGACAGGAAACGGGTAAACTACTGCACCTGGATATTGAACCAGAGCCGGACGGAACGCTGGAAGACACGCAGGAAGTGATTGATTATTTTAACGATTGGCTACTGCCCCAAGGTATACCAATCTTGCAACAGCAGCTAGGTCTGAGCCCGAATGCAGCCGAAGCGTGCATTAAAACGCATATTCAGCTTTGCTACGATGTGTGCCACTTTGCTGTAGTGTACGAAAAGCCAAAGGAAACTTTCCAACGCTGGCAAGAAGAAGGTATCCGCATTGGAAAAATTCAGATCAGTGCTGCCCTCAAAGCCGATTTACCATCTGATAAAACTGACCGCCAACCGGTAATCCAAGCGTTTGAATCACTAGTCGAATCTACCTACTTACATCAGGTGGTAGCCCGGCAAACCAACGGTCAATTATTACACTATCCTGATTTACCCGATGCACTAAAACATATTAGTAAGCCTGAAGTAACGGAGTGGCGAACACACTTTCATGTCCCCCTATTTGTACCCAGCTACGGAGTGTTAAATTCTACCCAGGATGCTATCCGCGAGGTGCTTAGTATTCTAAACGAAATACCCGTAACCCAGCATCTGGAAGTGGAAACCTACACTTGGGAAGTGCTACCGAAGGAAATTCAGCTAGGGCTGGATCAATCCATTATTCGGGAATTAGAGTGGGTACGTAACCTTATCAATTAA
- a CDS encoding DUF6492 family protein, translating to MPPPVYDFVLPLFQVRWNTRAVLEGILVKYQPRSIHVISPQEQAQHLAELATDWDVPQLTTYPEESFFQSMGFSKAQICGELQLEKSLYQPGWFYQQLLKLGAVEGIPNLSEWYLVWDADLLPVDSWPIIQSENEKTSYWFALLQHNQYGNEIIVNKWRAWIEKTLNVKPLIDKEGTFVPHHLWFKQEHLRSFQRRLQTYYQSDDHWANLMMRSANDFGTFSEFWAYASWVAHHAPQDLHYYPYNKYGQTTERFFDDGTGLFSAAFRKKYVMNSADWEAFFPSYQQVMDFLQEAYAGTILPSSLSFESSPRHLQKGRENMHIEELRSRWTPSKVTTAKVL from the coding sequence ATGCCGCCCCCTGTTTACGATTTTGTATTGCCACTCTTCCAAGTACGCTGGAATACCCGGGCAGTACTAGAAGGAATTTTGGTAAAGTACCAGCCTCGTAGTATTCACGTTATTTCCCCTCAAGAACAGGCGCAACATTTAGCCGAACTAGCTACAGACTGGGATGTTCCCCAACTAACTACCTATCCCGAAGAGTCGTTTTTTCAATCCATGGGCTTTAGCAAAGCACAAATTTGTGGGGAATTGCAACTAGAGAAATCACTGTATCAACCCGGATGGTTCTACCAGCAGTTGCTTAAGCTGGGAGCAGTTGAAGGAATACCCAATCTTAGCGAATGGTACTTGGTGTGGGATGCCGACTTATTGCCAGTAGATAGTTGGCCGATCATCCAATCAGAAAATGAAAAAACCAGCTACTGGTTTGCGCTATTGCAGCACAATCAGTACGGGAACGAAATTATTGTGAATAAGTGGAGAGCTTGGATTGAAAAAACACTAAATGTAAAACCGCTCATCGATAAGGAAGGCACTTTCGTTCCCCACCACTTATGGTTTAAGCAAGAACACCTTCGTTCGTTTCAGCGAAGGCTGCAAACTTACTATCAATCTGATGACCATTGGGCAAATTTGATGATGCGCTCGGCAAACGACTTTGGTACCTTTAGCGAGTTCTGGGCATATGCCTCATGGGTAGCCCATCACGCACCACAAGACTTACATTATTATCCCTACAACAAATACGGCCAGACTACTGAGCGATTTTTTGATGATGGCACCGGATTATTTTCCGCTGCTTTTCGTAAGAAGTATGTAATGAACAGTGCTGACTGGGAAGCCTTTTTTCCGTCTTATCAACAGGTAATGGACTTTTTGCAGGAAGCCTACGCTGGTACTATTCTACCTTCTTCACTATCCTTTGAAAGTAGTCCGCGCCACTTACAGAAAGGGCGAGAAAATATGCACATTGAAGAGCTACGTTCTCGCTGGACACCCAGTAAAGTTACTACCGCAAAAGTACTTTAA
- a CDS encoding S9 family peptidase produces MANKTSEAPDAPQQDSVLSVHGDTRVDPYFWMRLTDEQKQAENPDEQTQQVLQYLEDENAYTETVMQDTEELQDQLYDEIVGRISQEDSSVPYFKNGYWYYTRYEEGQEYPIYARKKETLKAEEEVLLNVNELAKDYDYYNARGLKVSPDNKLLAFAEDTLSRRIYTIRFKNLETGKMLPDQLPNTQGDGAWASDNQSYFYTTKDQVSLLSNKIWRHQLGQAVDNDELKYREENPSFYIGVTKSKSGDYLMIWNQSTLANDYHLLRADRPEGDFQQFTPREEEHLYSIEHVGDKFYVRTDWDAPNYRIMEAPLGSTNKAQWKEVIPHREDVFLEDMDVFSRYLVLTEKANALPKLRVMNTQANEEHYIQFDEPAYVLSSATNPELDSEVLRYGYSSLTTPTSIYDYNMRTREPELKKRQEVIGGHNPEEYVTERLFAPARDGKQIPVSLVYKKGVRENASTPLLLYAYGSYGSSMNPYFSSTRLSLLDRGFIYAIAHIRGGQEMGRAWYEDGKMFNKKNTFTDYIDCADHLISENYTDSTQLYGMGGSAGGLLMGAVANMAPDRFNGLIAAVPFVDVVSTMLDESIPLTTNEFDEWGNPKNLESYQYMLSYSPYDNVTEQEYPNMLVTTGLFDSQVQYWEPAKWVAKLRDKKTDDNLLLLETNMDAGHGGASGRFQRYKETALEYAFLLKLEEENEQVTN; encoded by the coding sequence ATGGCGAATAAAACTTCTGAAGCTCCCGATGCCCCCCAACAAGATTCAGTACTTTCTGTCCACGGCGATACTCGCGTTGATCCCTATTTCTGGATGCGCCTTACTGATGAGCAAAAGCAAGCAGAAAATCCCGACGAGCAAACCCAGCAGGTGCTTCAGTACTTAGAAGATGAGAACGCTTATACCGAAACGGTGATGCAAGATACTGAGGAGCTACAGGATCAGCTTTACGACGAAATAGTTGGGCGAATTAGTCAGGAAGACTCATCGGTGCCCTACTTTAAGAATGGCTACTGGTACTATACGCGCTACGAAGAAGGGCAAGAATACCCGATCTACGCTCGAAAAAAAGAAACACTAAAAGCTGAGGAAGAAGTTTTACTGAATGTAAACGAACTGGCTAAAGACTACGACTATTACAACGCTCGTGGTTTAAAGGTAAGCCCTGATAATAAACTGCTGGCCTTTGCCGAAGATACGCTGAGCCGCCGAATTTATACCATCCGGTTCAAAAACCTGGAAACCGGCAAGATGTTGCCCGATCAGCTTCCCAACACGCAAGGTGACGGTGCTTGGGCTAGCGATAATCAGTCGTACTTTTACACAACTAAGGATCAGGTGTCACTCTTGTCTAATAAAATTTGGCGGCACCAGCTTGGGCAAGCCGTAGATAATGACGAGCTGAAGTACAGGGAGGAAAATCCTTCATTTTATATTGGAGTTACCAAATCTAAGTCTGGTGATTACCTCATGATTTGGAATCAGAGCACGTTGGCTAACGACTATCATCTACTTCGCGCCGATCGGCCAGAAGGTGATTTTCAGCAGTTTACCCCCCGGGAAGAGGAGCATCTTTACAGCATTGAGCACGTAGGCGATAAGTTCTATGTCCGTACCGATTGGGATGCTCCCAACTACCGGATTATGGAAGCACCGCTGGGTAGTACTAACAAAGCGCAGTGGAAAGAAGTGATTCCGCACCGTGAAGATGTTTTTCTGGAGGATATGGATGTTTTTAGTCGGTACTTGGTGCTAACTGAGAAAGCGAACGCACTGCCTAAACTGCGGGTAATGAATACCCAAGCAAATGAAGAACACTACATTCAGTTTGATGAGCCCGCTTACGTGCTTTCATCGGCGACGAATCCTGAGCTGGATTCTGAAGTATTACGCTACGGCTATTCTTCTCTAACCACTCCTACCTCAATTTACGACTACAACATGCGTACGCGCGAACCGGAGCTAAAAAAACGACAGGAGGTAATTGGCGGACATAATCCTGAAGAATACGTAACTGAGCGACTATTTGCTCCGGCTCGCGATGGTAAGCAAATACCGGTCTCATTAGTCTATAAAAAAGGGGTGAGGGAAAACGCGTCAACCCCCTTGCTACTGTACGCCTATGGCTCATACGGAAGCTCTATGAACCCCTACTTCAGCAGTACCCGATTGAGTTTGCTGGATCGAGGATTTATTTATGCGATTGCTCACATCCGGGGCGGGCAGGAAATGGGAAGGGCGTGGTACGAAGACGGCAAAATGTTTAATAAGAAAAATACCTTCACCGACTATATTGACTGCGCTGACCACTTGATTTCAGAAAACTATACTGATTCTACTCAACTGTATGGCATGGGTGGTAGTGCCGGGGGGTTGCTAATGGGTGCCGTTGCTAATATGGCTCCCGACCGATTTAATGGACTGATTGCTGCCGTGCCGTTCGTCGATGTGGTTTCTACCATGCTGGATGAATCCATCCCCCTGACCACCAATGAATTTGACGAGTGGGGTAATCCTAAAAACCTAGAATCGTACCAGTATATGCTTTCCTACTCGCCCTACGATAACGTAACTGAACAAGAATATCCTAACATGCTAGTAACTACCGGATTATTTGACTCGCAGGTGCAGTACTGGGAACCAGCTAAATGGGTAGCCAAACTGCGAGACAAGAAGACTGATGATAATTTACTATTGCTAGAAACTAACATGGATGCCGGCCATGGTGGGGCTTCCGGTCGCTTCCAACGCTACAAAGAAACCGCACTGGAGTACGCTTTTTTACTGAAGCTAGAGGAAGAAAACGAGCAAGTTACGAATTGA